The following coding sequences are from one Nitrosopumilaceae archaeon window:
- a CDS encoding methane monooxygenase/ammonia monooxygenase subunit B has product MVDKKLIVAALGVIVALGAIGPSLAQMFQHAEAHGVQAQLQSRFVRIDDETWSKQSVHTGDTLTVSGKFVSLVQRDLRGWYTVYGDSPNAGNRWEIVARDPPGNVIDIPGNSVIPYTLTIRALEPAVYHMHTQLNIASIGPGLGPGQTIVVTGDPIIKPIPYTNVAYQSIIIAVGYVVTFATRPWQVI; this is encoded by the coding sequence ATGGTAGATAAGAAATTAATCGTAGCAGCACTTGGTGTAATTGTAGCACTTGGAGCAATTGGACCATCATTGGCCCAAATGTTTCAGCACGCAGAAGCACACGGCGTACAGGCACAATTACAAAGTCGTTTTGTCAGGATAGACGATGAAACATGGTCAAAACAATCTGTCCACACAGGTGACACACTAACAGTATCAGGCAAATTCGTTAGTCTCGTACAAAGAGACCTAAGAGGCTGGTATACTGTATATGGTGACTCTCCTAATGCAGGTAACAGATGGGAGATTGTAGCAAGAGACCCACCTGGTAACGTTATAGACATTCCAGGAAACTCTGTCATTCCTTACACATTGACAATCAGGGCTCTAGAACCAGCAGTATATCACATGCACACACAGCTTAACATCGCAAGTATAGGCCCAGGACTTGGTCCAGGACAAACAATTGTGGTCACAGGAGATCCAATCATAAAACCAATCCCATACACAAATGTAGCCTATCAGTCGATAATAATAGCCGTTGGTTATGTTGTAACGTTTGCAACAAGACCGTGGCAAGTGATTTAA
- a CDS encoding methane monooxygenase/ammonia monooxygenase subunit C — MAQMPALIPKEVEIHRLKKIWLIVIAMGSIAASVEVDNFVDGSLHQTSIRDSAFTPAHWWLYSHFIALPLGWASVAMYDRKVPILRGPNNSMNTGLKMTILGYLATMFTIGVNEMWHFWYVEEIFAVPNHWMFNMGVVVAFMGALAYVVRVYARLVELGAETPGENPYVAEMYKMALEGKLYSRSIP; from the coding sequence ATGGCACAAATGCCCGCACTGATTCCAAAAGAAGTCGAGATACACAGACTGAAAAAGATCTGGTTAATCGTCATCGCAATGGGATCTATCGCTGCTTCAGTGGAAGTAGACAACTTCGTTGATGGATCACTTCATCAAACATCTATCAGAGATAGTGCATTTACACCAGCACACTGGTGGTTATACAGTCACTTTATTGCTCTGCCATTAGGTTGGGCATCCGTGGCAATGTATGACAGAAAAGTACCTATCCTGAGGGGTCCAAACAACTCCATGAACACTGGTCTTAAGATGACCATACTTGGTTATTTAGCAACAATGTTCACAATTGGTGTAAACGAAATGTGGCACTTCTGGTATGTAGAGGAAATCTTTGCAGTACCAAATCACTGGATGTTTAACATGGGTGTCGTAGTTGCTTTCATGGGCGCACTTGCCTATGTAGTTAGAGTATATGCACGACTAGTCGAGCTTGGAGCAGAAACCCCAGGTGAGAATCCATATGTTGCAGAAATGTACAAGATGGCCCTAGAAGGCAAATTGTACAGTAGATCCATTCCATAG
- a CDS encoding ammonia monooxygenase → MVWLRRCTHYLFIVVVAVNSTLLTINAGDYIFYTDWAWTSFVVFSVSQTLMLAVGAAYYLTFTGVPGTATYYALIMTVYTWIAKGAWFSLGYPYSFIVVPVWIPSAMLMDLVYWATKKNKHSLILMGGVLCGMSLPMFNMINLITIDDPLETAFKYPRTTLPPYMTPIEPQVGKFYDSPVALGAGAGAVLSVTMTALGCKLTTWTYRWMAAWSKWD, encoded by the coding sequence ATGGTCTGGCTAAGACGATGTACTCACTACTTGTTTATAGTAGTGGTAGCAGTCAACTCTACCTTGTTGACCATCAATGCCGGAGACTACATATTCTATACTGACTGGGCGTGGACTTCATTTGTGGTATTTTCAGTATCACAGACACTCATGCTTGCTGTCGGTGCCGCGTACTACCTTACATTCACTGGAGTTCCAGGAACTGCAACTTACTATGCACTGATAATGACGGTGTATACGTGGATTGCAAAAGGAGCGTGGTTCTCATTAGGATATCCATATAGCTTCATAGTTGTACCAGTTTGGATTCCGTCGGCTATGCTGATGGACTTGGTATATTGGGCAACAAAGAAGAACAAACACTCTCTCATTCTAATGGGTGGCGTGCTTTGTGGAATGTCTCTGCCAATGTTCAACATGATAAATCTCATTACGATAGACGATCCGCTAGAGACTGCGTTCAAATACCCAAGGACTACATTGCCTCCATACATGACTCCAATAGAACCCCAAGTTGGAAAGTTCTATGATAGTCCGGTCGCGCTAGGTGCGGGTGCCGGTGCTGTCCTGTCAGTTACAATGACAGCTTTAGGCTGCAAATTGACAACGTGGACATACAGATGGATGGCAGCTTGGAGTAAGTGGGACTAA
- a CDS encoding DNA adenine methylase produces MKQQYKQITALVPKPFVKWAGGKRQLLPILSQHIPKNFDAYFEPFLGGGAVLFHLISQNSQLKCFVSDLNSTLILSYVTIRDKADELITSLEERSENYFKNTEEYYYQVRDSNPKNQIDQVSRLIFLNKTCFNGLYRVNSKGKFNVPIGRYVNPNIVNKENLLILSHVLQSKGISIKCEDFTTALKKAREDDFVYLDPPYQPVSSTANFTSYTNDNFGYKDQERLFTEFKKLDSRGCKVMLSNSKSQEVIELFSEYSDSIIEINTNRFINSNSKKRTGHTEILIKNY; encoded by the coding sequence TTGAAACAGCAGTACAAACAAATCACAGCGTTAGTACCAAAACCGTTTGTAAAATGGGCAGGCGGAAAAAGACAACTTTTACCAATATTATCACAACATATCCCAAAAAATTTTGATGCGTATTTTGAACCATTTTTAGGTGGTGGAGCAGTTTTGTTTCATTTAATATCTCAAAATTCACAACTAAAGTGTTTTGTATCTGATTTGAACTCTACATTAATTCTATCATATGTTACAATTCGTGATAAAGCAGATGAATTGATAACGTCGTTAGAGGAACGCTCGGAAAATTACTTTAAAAATACTGAAGAATATTATTATCAAGTAAGAGACAGTAACCCAAAAAACCAGATTGACCAAGTTTCAAGACTAATATTTCTAAACAAGACTTGTTTTAATGGTCTGTACAGAGTAAACAGTAAAGGAAAATTCAATGTACCGATAGGAAGGTATGTGAATCCAAACATAGTAAACAAAGAAAACTTACTGATACTCAGTCATGTTTTACAATCAAAAGGAATTTCAATAAAATGCGAAGATTTCACTACTGCACTTAAGAAAGCACGAGAAGATGATTTTGTGTATTTGGATCCACCATATCAGCCAGTAAGCTCTACTGCAAACTTTACTAGCTATACAAATGATAACTTTGGCTACAAAGATCAGGAAAGACTCTTTACTGAATTTAAAAAACTAGATTCTAGGGGTTGTAAGGTTATGCTTTCAAATTCAAAATCACAAGAAGTAATAGAGTTATTCTCTGAATATTCTGATAGTATAATAGAAATAAACACCAATCGATTCATAAATTCAAATTCAAAGAAGAGAACTGGGCATACTGAAATCTTGATAAAAAATTATTAA
- a CDS encoding PAS domain-containing sensor histidine kinase: MNTFGVAGGLLLVIMGLAVIDYGLDPTVPYAYHAFYLGLAGIVVGGVIMWANSRTPKNPLLAQPYQVETRKSLSPVDGIKYRNLYEESPVMQRTVNTDGIILECNQKYAKNFGSSKNEVIGKSIFDHVAEQSITEMRNTFESWKETGRAENREIWFKRKDGSAFPALLSANNMYDEKGKLIGSNTAIRDISDIYEARKVMQDHERQKTQLEELQKMNSLKEEFYFSLSQECKLPLEPIKRYCESLNDPVAANLNTQQLEAVNEIYNNAIRLERMLEDMSDVQLLVAHKMTFSKDEFKINEFMKNVVDINTHMMNDKKIEFVDTTKEKSILQSDKNRLKQVFDNLIQNAVDFVPQEGGKIEIGAKKGDDGIRFFVKDNGIGISEKRKDSVFKKYYQVNLSLKRRYGGSGFGLVICRLIVENLKGKIWFESKEGEGTIFYFTIPLST, encoded by the coding sequence ATGAATACTTTTGGAGTTGCAGGCGGATTATTATTGGTAATTATGGGATTGGCGGTAATTGATTATGGTTTAGATCCTACTGTTCCATATGCATATCACGCATTTTATCTTGGACTTGCTGGAATTGTTGTAGGTGGAGTTATTATGTGGGCAAACAGTAGAACTCCTAAAAATCCTCTTTTAGCACAACCGTATCAAGTTGAAACTAGAAAATCACTTTCTCCAGTAGATGGCATCAAATATAGAAATCTGTATGAAGAATCACCAGTAATGCAACGTACTGTAAATACTGATGGTATAATTCTAGAATGCAATCAAAAATATGCAAAAAACTTTGGTTCTTCAAAAAATGAGGTCATAGGTAAATCAATTTTTGATCATGTTGCAGAGCAAAGCATTACAGAAATGCGTAATACATTCGAGTCTTGGAAAGAAACAGGACGTGCTGAGAATAGAGAAATCTGGTTTAAACGAAAAGATGGTTCAGCATTTCCGGCATTATTAAGCGCTAATAACATGTATGATGAAAAGGGCAAGCTAATTGGTAGTAATACGGCAATTCGGGATATTTCAGATATTTATGAGGCCAGGAAGGTTATGCAAGACCACGAAAGACAAAAAACCCAACTAGAAGAATTACAAAAAATGAATTCACTTAAAGAAGAATTTTACTTCTCTCTTTCACAAGAATGTAAATTACCTTTAGAGCCAATAAAAAGATACTGTGAGTCACTTAATGATCCAGTTGCTGCAAATCTAAACACACAACAATTGGAAGCTGTAAATGAGATTTATAATAATGCGATTAGATTAGAAAGAATGCTTGAGGATATGTCTGATGTTCAACTGCTTGTTGCCCATAAAATGACTTTCAGCAAAGATGAATTCAAAATTAATGAATTTATGAAAAACGTTGTTGACATTAATACTCATATGATGAATGACAAAAAGATCGAATTTGTTGATACAACAAAAGAAAAATCAATTCTTCAAAGTGATAAGAACAGGTTAAAGCAAGTTTTTGATAACTTGATACAAAACGCGGTAGATTTTGTACCACAGGAAGGGGGTAAAATCGAGATTGGTGCCAAAAAAGGGGATGACGGTATTCGTTTTTTTGTCAAGGATAATGGTATAGGTATATCGGAAAAAAGAAAGGATTCTGTTTTTAAAAAATACTACCAAGTTAACCTATCTTTAAAAAGAAGATATGGTGGGAGCGGTTTTGGATTGGTAATCTGTCGTTTAATAGTTGAAAATTTGAAAGGGAAGATCTGGTTTGAAAGCAAGGAAGGGGAAGGAACTATCTTTTATTTTACAATTCCTCTCTCTACATAA
- a CDS encoding ArsR family transcriptional regulator: MVRGYQSEKIKEKLIDILHDSKIGLSGIEISEKLKINRLTMTKYLQVFAAEGLVKQKNIGNVNLWFMEEGVESFEFPADFFRLKNKYLQYVLSGASKEAHNILRNSLHSGANHTKIITEVIIPAIESVQNSYESGKIGKSEKNYLDDIILGSIYLVILIDQETDIKKNIVVFSTDSKNSLLAQAASAAFHVEGWKVSQLGDMSSAIDVMFDIDLQRFLNKIWVKKQGLMIIVVFSSTESTIKFFSQTVATSKAKFGKALHLVFCTKLAKRTKEDVDFVSDDIEKILQWCQTVYERSQS, encoded by the coding sequence TTGGTTCGTGGCTATCAGTCTGAAAAGATAAAAGAAAAATTAATTGATATTTTACATGACTCAAAAATAGGTCTTTCAGGTATTGAGATTTCTGAAAAACTGAAGATAAATAGATTAACTATGACAAAATACCTTCAAGTCTTTGCTGCAGAGGGACTTGTAAAGCAAAAAAACATAGGAAATGTGAATCTGTGGTTTATGGAAGAGGGCGTCGAATCATTTGAATTTCCTGCAGATTTTTTTCGGCTAAAAAACAAGTATTTGCAGTATGTGCTCTCAGGTGCTAGTAAAGAGGCTCATAATATACTCAGAAATTCACTTCACTCTGGAGCCAATCATACTAAAATAATTACAGAAGTAATTATCCCAGCAATAGAATCTGTTCAAAATTCGTATGAATCTGGAAAGATTGGAAAATCTGAAAAAAATTATCTTGATGACATTATCTTAGGTTCAATCTATCTTGTCATTCTGATTGATCAGGAAACTGACATAAAAAAGAACATTGTTGTTTTTTCAACAGATTCTAAAAATTCACTTTTAGCACAAGCTGCATCTGCAGCTTTTCATGTTGAAGGTTGGAAAGTATCACAATTAGGAGATATGTCTAGTGCAATTGATGTTATGTTTGACATAGATCTACAACGATTTCTGAACAAAATATGGGTAAAAAAACAAGGTTTGATGATAATTGTTGTTTTTTCTTCGACAGAAAGTACAATCAAGTTCTTTTCCCAAACTGTTGCTACATCAAAAGCAAAATTTGGTAAGGCTTTACATCTTGTTTTTTGTACAAAATTGGCAAAAAGGACTAAAGAAGATGTAGATTTTGTTTCAGATGATATTGAAAAAATATTACAGTGGTGTCAAACAGTTTATGAGAGATCACAATCTTAA
- a CDS encoding DUF6659 family protein, with translation MDFEKLCKKILEIDLKIRFAGVINEKGRLFAGGMRDGLKSLEESKDDEMLYMELVLRTKMRREFDHVLGPVKFAMSYREKAIVMSFPMDENVLLISAEQGFDYANAPFKILKILDR, from the coding sequence ATGGATTTTGAGAAGCTGTGTAAAAAAATACTTGAAATAGATCTTAAAATAAGATTTGCAGGAGTCATAAACGAAAAAGGTAGGCTTTTTGCTGGCGGGATGAGAGATGGGCTGAAATCTCTTGAAGAATCAAAAGATGATGAAATGTTATACATGGAATTAGTATTAAGAACAAAAATGAGGCGTGAATTTGATCATGTTTTGGGACCAGTAAAATTTGCCATGTCGTATAGAGAAAAAGCAATAGTGATGAGTTTTCCTATGGATGAAAATGTTTTGTTAATTTCAGCTGAACAGGGTTTTGATTATGCAAATGCTCCTTTTAAGATATTGAAGATTTTAGATCGTTAA
- a CDS encoding poly(R)-hydroxyalkanoic acid synthase subunit PhaE has product MESDAEFKNKVDPKEAADYFKHLSLFWTDMAYLISSKPSALTSAGPMRKFSLQTKKLATEMIEANEDLIEFNTRLIEYYKQLSDTWSESQKRFNTKMPEIPNDIEHIESSKRVWIDIFENAFTQLFDSEKFGENFGKLISSELELSKHWNNMLAVLLESVNVPTKDDLNEVYKELHSLRKRVSKLEKNERKSGVTHNGK; this is encoded by the coding sequence ATGGAATCTGATGCTGAATTTAAAAATAAAGTAGACCCAAAGGAAGCTGCGGATTATTTTAAACATCTTTCATTATTCTGGACTGATATGGCATATCTAATTTCAAGCAAACCGTCTGCTTTGACATCTGCAGGACCTATGCGAAAGTTTTCACTGCAGACTAAAAAACTAGCAACCGAAATGATAGAAGCAAATGAGGATCTTATAGAATTTAATACTAGACTTATTGAATATTATAAACAACTTTCAGATACTTGGAGTGAATCACAAAAAAGATTCAATACTAAAATGCCAGAAATTCCAAATGATATAGAGCATATAGAATCTTCAAAACGTGTGTGGATTGACATATTTGAAAATGCATTTACACAACTTTTTGATTCTGAAAAGTTTGGAGAGAATTTTGGTAAATTAATATCAAGTGAGCTTGAACTTTCTAAACATTGGAATAACATGCTTGCTGTACTGTTAGAATCTGTAAATGTTCCAACTAAGGATGATTTGAATGAAGTATACAAAGAGTTACACTCATTACGAAAAAGGGTAAGTAAATTAGAAAAAAATGAAAGGAAATCTGGAGTAACACACAATGGAAAATGA
- the phaC gene encoding class III poly(R)-hydroxyalkanoic acid synthase subunit PhaC: MENELKINPILIEEFLKFNKNLIDAPKMIPAIDEINLEMTPYDVAYSEDKMRLLHFNSSIQKQNKTPLVIVYALINRYHILDIHPQKSWIKNLLNQGFDVYLIDWGSPTNIDKYQGFDDYVNGYIDNCVDFVCDEAGVEKVTLQGYCTGGTLATVYSALHPDKVKNLIVTAPVIDGKKDTTVVGNLAKHMDVDEIVKSIGNMPPEFMYYVFSILKPFEQGVEKYIHFFKNIHDKNYVDNFLRVEKWLHDTPSIPGELFRQWIKDVYQENLLIQDKMYVGNQLVSLKNITMPIFIQVAVGDHLVSPECSMPLYYAVGTEDKTMRIYPTGHVGMIASSFSQKKVLTELGQWLSERSK; encoded by the coding sequence ATGGAAAATGAATTAAAAATTAATCCAATATTGATTGAAGAATTTTTAAAATTTAATAAAAATTTGATAGATGCTCCAAAAATGATACCTGCTATTGATGAAATTAATCTTGAGATGACTCCTTACGATGTTGCATATTCTGAAGATAAAATGCGTCTTTTACATTTCAACTCTTCAATTCAAAAACAGAATAAAACTCCGCTCGTTATTGTGTATGCATTGATAAATAGATACCATATTCTGGATATTCATCCGCAAAAAAGTTGGATTAAAAATCTCTTAAATCAGGGATTTGATGTCTATCTAATAGACTGGGGAAGTCCAACTAATATTGACAAATATCAAGGCTTTGATGATTACGTTAATGGTTACATCGATAATTGTGTTGATTTTGTATGTGATGAAGCAGGAGTAGAAAAAGTTACTTTACAAGGTTATTGTACGGGCGGTACACTGGCCACTGTTTATTCCGCACTCCATCCAGATAAAGTGAAAAATCTAATTGTTACTGCTCCTGTGATTGATGGTAAAAAAGACACCACAGTTGTTGGTAACCTTGCTAAACACATGGATGTAGATGAGATAGTGAAATCTATTGGTAATATGCCGCCTGAATTCATGTATTATGTTTTTTCTATTTTGAAACCATTTGAACAAGGAGTAGAGAAATACATACATTTTTTCAAAAATATACATGACAAGAATTATGTTGACAATTTTCTCCGTGTTGAAAAATGGTTACATGATACACCATCTATACCTGGTGAACTGTTCAGGCAATGGATAAAAGACGTTTACCAAGAAAATCTATTAATTCAGGACAAGATGTATGTTGGAAACCAACTCGTATCTCTCAAGAATATCACAATGCCAATATTCATTCAGGTTGCAGTAGGTGATCATTTGGTTTCTCCTGAATGTAGCATGCCTCTATACTATGCAGTAGGAACTGAGGACAAAACCATGAGAATTTATCCAACTGGCCATGTTGGAATGATAGCAAGCTCATTTTCCCAAAAAAAAGTTCTTACTGAGCTTGGCCAATGGCTAAGTGAAAGATCAAAATAA
- a CDS encoding AbrB/MazE/SpoVT family DNA-binding domain-containing protein, translated as MTGNNIQYDPTEMFKEWIQKSGKAQADFMKTFGSMMSQHKAESFEPVDTLKDLISKGSKAQSDFVENLGSMQSKAMDSAFKLAQTMPQFVSWGAFKTSVGSNGRISIPEAERDALGLKEGDLVQVVITPIEKKIKKRG; from the coding sequence ATGACTGGTAACAATATTCAATATGATCCAACGGAGATGTTCAAAGAATGGATACAAAAAAGTGGAAAAGCACAAGCTGACTTTATGAAAACATTTGGTTCCATGATGAGTCAGCACAAAGCAGAAAGTTTTGAGCCTGTAGATACATTAAAAGATCTCATAAGCAAGGGATCAAAAGCTCAATCTGATTTTGTTGAAAATCTTGGCAGTATGCAATCTAAAGCAATGGACAGTGCATTCAAACTTGCACAAACAATGCCACAGTTTGTGTCATGGGGCGCATTTAAGACATCGGTTGGAAGTAATGGACGAATTTCGATTCCCGAAGCTGAGAGAGATGCACTTGGGCTAAAAGAGGGAGACCTGGTTCAAGTTGTAATCACTCCTATCGAGAAAAAAATCAAAAAGAGGGGGTGA
- a CDS encoding alpha/beta hydrolase → MNIRTNCLISEEYIKVGENKIRYLDGGGGSNGNIVLIHGLGGFAERWSTVMPILSKKYRVIAPDLPGYGYSDKPSTDYTPEFFTKFVFDFLDGLDIRKTYMVGTSLGGQIVAECAITQSKMIEKIVLTSPAGIMKSSTPTLDAYSMAALYPSYDTVKTAYEMMTGSKNVTAESIEGFIKRMTQPNAKMAFMSTLLALKNSQPITDRLPNIIAPTLIIWGKQDTMIPVKYANDFISLIKNCHLEIMENCGHTPHIEEPAKFSQIVLNFLNQ, encoded by the coding sequence ATGAATATACGAACGAATTGTCTGATATCTGAAGAATACATCAAAGTAGGGGAAAACAAGATCCGATATCTTGATGGAGGAGGGGGCTCGAATGGAAATATTGTTCTCATTCATGGCCTTGGAGGATTTGCCGAAAGATGGTCAACAGTCATGCCTATTCTTAGTAAAAAATACCGTGTCATAGCCCCTGATTTACCTGGCTATGGATATAGTGACAAACCTTCTACTGATTATACGCCTGAATTTTTCACAAAGTTTGTTTTTGATTTTTTAGATGGTTTGGATATAAGAAAAACATACATGGTAGGTACTTCGCTTGGAGGTCAAATTGTGGCAGAATGTGCAATAACACAAAGTAAAATGATTGAAAAAATAGTCCTAACATCGCCTGCTGGAATAATGAAGAGCTCCACTCCTACCTTAGATGCTTATTCAATGGCTGCGTTATACCCAAGTTATGATACTGTAAAAACAGCATATGAAATGATGACTGGCTCCAAGAATGTTACTGCAGAATCTATTGAAGGTTTTATTAAAAGAATGACTCAGCCAAATGCAAAAATGGCGTTCATGTCAACTTTACTTGCATTAAAAAATTCTCAACCCATAACAGACAGGCTTCCAAATATTATTGCACCAACCCTGATTATATGGGGAAAGCAAGATACCATGATTCCTGTCAAATATGCTAATGACTTTATTTCTTTAATAAAAAACTGTCATCTAGAAATTATGGAAAACTGTGGACATACACCCCATATTGAGGAGCCAGCCAAGTTTTCACAAATTGTACTTAATTTCTTAAACCAATAG
- a CDS encoding thioredoxin family protein, whose protein sequence is MVLLKSEVVLKKGDKAPDFTLLGIDDKKHTLSEFKNKTMLVVFMCNHCPYVQAKTKALNEIYEKFKNDITMIGINSNDPTNYPDDSFENMKKFAKEKGIKFTYLVDETQEIAKKYGAVCTPDPFLFDQERKLAFHGRIDNAMSPEDTATEKTMINNIEKLLSGMKIEKDFDPSMGCSIKWKSQQT, encoded by the coding sequence ATGGTATTACTAAAATCAGAAGTCGTTTTAAAGAAAGGTGACAAGGCTCCTGACTTTACACTTTTGGGAATAGATGACAAAAAACATACTCTTTCTGAATTCAAAAATAAGACCATGCTTGTAGTCTTTATGTGCAACCACTGTCCATATGTGCAAGCAAAGACGAAGGCGCTAAATGAGATCTATGAAAAATTCAAAAACGACATAACTATGATTGGAATAAACAGTAACGATCCAACAAACTATCCTGATGATAGCTTTGAAAATATGAAAAAGTTTGCAAAAGAAAAGGGAATTAAATTCACATATCTTGTTGACGAAACACAAGAGATTGCGAAAAAATACGGTGCTGTGTGTACTCCTGATCCCTTCCTATTTGATCAAGAAAGAAAGCTCGCCTTTCATGGCAGAATTGACAATGCTATGAGCCCAGAAGATACTGCTACAGAAAAAACGATGATCAACAACATAGAAAAACTGCTCTCTGGAATGAAAATAGAGAAGGATTTTGATCCATCTATGGGTTGTTCCATCAAATGGAAAAGCCAGCAAACTTAA
- a CDS encoding pantetheine-phosphate adenylyltransferase — MAKFQLVALGGTFDILHKGHLALLQKGFSISSKVIIGLTSDDLAAKKGKNLLHSYFERYHTLESIIKKNFPNSQFEISKLDNDFGPAVLEKEVEALVVSEETIRQGHILNKLRHERQLLPVEIVSVPMVLATDGKRISTSRIKGSEIDAEGNLR; from the coding sequence ATGGCAAAATTCCAGCTAGTGGCGCTTGGTGGCACATTTGATATTTTACACAAGGGTCATCTTGCTTTATTACAAAAAGGATTCTCAATTTCGTCTAAAGTTATAATTGGTCTTACTAGTGATGACCTTGCTGCAAAAAAAGGAAAGAATCTTTTACATAGTTATTTTGAAAGATATCATACTTTAGAATCAATAATAAAGAAAAATTTTCCAAACTCTCAATTTGAAATAAGCAAATTGGACAATGATTTTGGGCCTGCAGTACTAGAAAAAGAAGTAGAGGCTTTGGTTGTAAGTGAAGAAACCATAAGACAAGGTCATATACTAAATAAACTAAGACATGAAAGGCAACTGCTGCCAGTAGAAATAGTGAGCGTTCCCATGGTATTAGCAACTGATGGCAAACGCATCTCAACATCACGGATCAAGGGTTCCGAAATTGATGCTGAGGGTAACTTACGCTGA
- a CDS encoding tryptophan--tRNA ligase — MSVDEFTVTPWSVEGDVDYEKLVQKFGTEKISPELQRKIEKITGELHPMLKLGYFFSHRDLDKVLTEYEKGNKFYLYTGRGPSGLIHMGHLLPWIFTKYLQDKFNVNLIFQITDDEKFLYSDEKSFDDVSKYTKENILDIIAVGFDAKKTKILIDTKDIKKIYPISLEIAKRITYSTVKAVFGFQNSTNIGMIGFPPIQAAPCFLPSVLEGKPTPVLIPAAIDQDPYWRVTRDIAEKMGYPKPAQIHSKFLPGLGMKGKMSSSIPETAIFTTDSDEIIDKKISNSFTGGQPTVELQRKLGANFSICPVFWYLRYFFESEKESDERARKCKGGDLLCGECKCDLKEATKPFITEFKKKREKAKDQVEKFLFE; from the coding sequence ATGTCAGTTGACGAATTCACAGTTACTCCTTGGAGTGTTGAGGGTGACGTTGACTATGAAAAACTTGTACAAAAATTTGGAACTGAAAAAATTTCACCTGAATTACAAAGAAAGATAGAAAAAATTACTGGTGAATTGCATCCAATGTTGAAACTAGGATACTTTTTTAGTCATAGAGATTTGGATAAGGTTTTAACTGAATATGAAAAGGGAAACAAATTCTATCTTTATACAGGGCGAGGTCCATCAGGTCTAATTCATATGGGGCATTTACTTCCTTGGATCTTTACAAAATATCTACAAGATAAATTCAATGTAAACTTAATTTTCCAAATTACTGATGATGAAAAATTTCTCTATAGTGATGAAAAATCATTTGATGATGTATCAAAGTATACAAAAGAGAATATTTTAGACATAATTGCAGTAGGCTTTGACGCTAAAAAAACAAAAATTCTCATCGATACTAAGGACATCAAAAAAATATATCCTATTTCACTTGAAATTGCAAAAAGAATAACATATTCGACCGTTAAGGCGGTGTTCGGTTTTCAAAATTCTACAAATATTGGCATGATTGGCTTTCCACCAATTCAGGCAGCACCGTGTTTTCTTCCATCAGTTTTAGAGGGAAAACCTACGCCCGTGCTAATTCCCGCTGCTATTGATCAAGATCCATACTGGCGAGTTACTAGAGACATTGCAGAAAAGATGGGATATCCAAAACCAGCTCAGATTCATTCAAAGTTTCTTCCTGGTCTTGGTATGAAAGGAAAAATGTCATCATCTATACCAGAAACCGCCATCTTTACAACAGATAGTGATGAAATAATTGATAAAAAAATATCAAATTCATTTACAGGTGGACAACCAACTGTTGAATTGCAACGTAAACTAGGAGCGAATTTTAGCATCTGTCCTGTTTTTTGGTATCTGCGATACTTTTTTGAATCTGAGAAAGAATCTGATGAAAGGGCAAGAAAGTGTAAAGGTGGGGATCTTTTATGTGGAGAATGCAAGTGTGATCTCAAAGAGGCAACAAAGCCTTTCATCACAGAGTTTAAAAAGAAACGAGAAAAAGCAAAAGATCAAGTAGAAAAATTTTTGTTTGAATGA